A stretch of the Leptolyngbyaceae cyanobacterium genome encodes the following:
- a CDS encoding AAA-like domain-containing protein codes for MESTQNAALPNQEADTTLAAIVFTDVEGFTARMAADQARTLVLIHRDLQMMSALCQQFEGRVVSDTGDGLFMCFGSALKAVECALEMQKNLSQAAETLCVEDILKHRIGIHLGDVTCSGLSIKGHNVNMAARLQTVAKPGGICISQTVYDVVRNRLPLPEGIYREMRYLKGIEEPVLVYQIPCLDKQEKTFKRVFISHRSQDPDLSLAQEFYDALKQAGHQAFMAGYSIRLGEGWPQRIDEELQQCDYLLLLLSEKSVTSEMVTEEVRRAKELRDKSLDGRPIILPIRVNFPIGSPLNYNLRAYLNRIQQREWRSPADTPILLQEVLNSIAQGGQLDDSPSIDQIVPPAIAGPQGQPLPVAVPELPQVPELPEGQVDIASAFYVERPPIESRCYETILQPGSLIRIKAPRQMGKTSLMARILHHASQSGFQTVPLSFQLADGKTFADLDKFLKWFCANITRRLRLPNRLNDYWDEIFGSKDNCTAYFEEYLLETIESPLVLGLDEVDCIFPYPEIASDFLGLLRAWHEDAKNREIWKKLRLVVVHSTEVYIPLSINQSPFNVGLPIELPEFTDRQVYDLTRWHDLDWNLEAVEKLMGMVGGHPYLVRLALYHISRQDITLEKLLETAPTESGLYADHLRRHLWNLQQYPELLAAIKEVVAADGPIRLESVQAFKLHSMGLVHLQGNEVIPRCDLYRFYFRDRLT; via the coding sequence ATGGAATCTACACAAAACGCAGCGCTACCAAATCAGGAAGCAGATACTACTTTAGCGGCGATCGTATTCACAGACGTGGAAGGATTTACTGCTAGGATGGCTGCTGACCAAGCTCGTACCTTGGTTTTAATTCATCGAGACCTCCAAATGATGTCGGCACTTTGCCAGCAATTTGAAGGAAGAGTGGTATCCGATACGGGTGACGGACTGTTCATGTGTTTTGGCAGCGCTCTGAAGGCGGTAGAGTGTGCTTTGGAAATGCAGAAAAATCTCTCGCAAGCAGCAGAGACTCTCTGTGTGGAAGACATCCTCAAACATCGCATCGGCATTCATTTGGGGGATGTTACCTGTTCGGGCTTGTCCATTAAAGGTCATAACGTGAACATGGCGGCTCGCCTACAAACGGTGGCTAAGCCTGGAGGGATCTGCATTTCTCAGACGGTGTACGATGTGGTGAGAAATCGGTTGCCTTTGCCTGAAGGCATCTATCGAGAAATGCGTTATTTAAAGGGAATTGAAGAGCCGGTTTTAGTATACCAAATTCCCTGTTTAGACAAGCAAGAAAAGACTTTTAAAAGAGTTTTTATCAGCCATCGCAGCCAAGACCCAGACCTTTCCTTAGCGCAGGAGTTTTACGATGCTCTCAAACAAGCCGGACATCAAGCTTTTATGGCTGGCTACAGCATTCGTTTGGGAGAAGGATGGCCACAGCGGATTGATGAGGAGTTGCAACAGTGCGATTACTTGCTGCTGTTGTTGTCTGAAAAATCCGTCACCAGTGAAATGGTAACCGAGGAGGTGCGACGAGCTAAAGAGTTGCGAGACAAAAGTTTGGACGGTAGACCAATTATCTTACCAATTCGAGTCAATTTTCCGATCGGTTCTCCCTTAAATTACAATTTGCGGGCTTATCTGAATCGGATTCAGCAGCGAGAATGGCGATCGCCTGCCGATACCCCAATTCTCTTACAAGAAGTGCTGAACTCGATCGCCCAAGGCGGACAGTTAGATGATTCTCCCTCCATCGACCAAATTGTACCTCCCGCGATCGCTGGGCCGCAAGGTCAACCGTTGCCTGTAGCGGTGCCGGAATTGCCGCAAGTGCCGGAGTTGCCAGAAGGTCAAGTAGATATCGCTTCCGCTTTTTATGTAGAACGTCCGCCGATAGAATCTCGCTGTTACGAAACCATTTTGCAACCGGGATCGCTAATTCGCATCAAAGCACCCCGACAAATGGGCAAAACTTCCTTGATGGCGAGAATTTTGCATCACGCATCCCAGTCTGGTTTTCAAACCGTACCTTTAAGTTTTCAATTAGCAGATGGGAAAACTTTCGCCGATTTAGATAAATTTTTAAAGTGGTTTTGTGCTAACATCACTCGCCGTTTGCGGCTGCCGAATCGCTTAAATGATTATTGGGATGAAATTTTTGGTAGTAAGGATAATTGCACGGCTTATTTTGAAGAATATTTGTTAGAAACGATCGAAAGTCCTTTAGTTTTGGGATTAGATGAAGTTGATTGTATTTTTCCATATCCGGAAATCGCATCTGATTTTCTGGGATTATTGCGTGCTTGGCACGAAGATGCGAAAAATCGGGAAATTTGGAAAAAGTTGCGGCTGGTAGTGGTACATTCTACGGAAGTTTATATACCTTTAAGCATCAATCAATCACCTTTTAATGTTGGCTTGCCGATCGAATTACCAGAATTCACGGATCGACAAGTTTACGATTTAACTCGCTGGCACGATTTAGATTGGAATTTAGAAGCAGTGGAAAAATTGATGGGAATGGTGGGAGGACATCCATATTTAGTGAGGTTAGCTCTTTATCATATCAGTCGTCAGGATATCACCTTAGAAAAATTATTAGAAACTGCTCCTACAGAATCCGGTCTTTATGCGGATCACTTGCGCCGACATTTATGGAATTTACAACAATATCCGGAATTGCTAGCAGCTATTAAAGAAGTGGTCGCTGCGGATGGGCCAATTCGATTGGAGTCAGTGCAAGCATTTAAATTACACAGTATGGGATTGGTGCATTTACAGGGTAATGAAGTAATTCCCCGTTGCGATTTGTACCGTTTTTATTTTCGCGATCGCTTAACTTAA
- a CDS encoding sulfite oxidase-like oxidoreductase, translated as MLQNLNINARTTAKFGCRVVLGQKTQFLPDMIGKFFKKPGPEMADRIPPGQYETKGFPVLTYGDTPKVSTENWQFRIWGLAKEVTFTWSDVMAMPQSNFTADFHCVTRWSKLDVQWTGVKVTDFMKYIEVDPKASQIMEHCYGGYTTNISMEDFLREENFFAHTLFGEPLPPDHGGPLRLVVPHLYAWKSAKWINGLEFLDREELGFWERNGYHRRGEPWAEERYSGNFSF; from the coding sequence TTGTTACAAAATTTAAATATAAATGCTCGCACGACAGCTAAATTTGGCTGTCGTGTTGTTTTAGGACAAAAAACTCAATTTTTACCAGATATGATCGGAAAGTTTTTCAAGAAACCAGGGCCAGAAATGGCCGATCGCATTCCTCCCGGTCAATACGAAACCAAAGGTTTCCCAGTGCTGACTTACGGAGACACTCCCAAAGTTAGCACCGAAAACTGGCAATTTCGGATTTGGGGTTTAGCAAAAGAAGTCACTTTCACTTGGTCTGACGTGATGGCGATGCCCCAATCTAACTTTACTGCCGATTTTCATTGCGTTACCCGGTGGTCGAAACTCGACGTTCAGTGGACTGGAGTGAAAGTAACCGACTTCATGAAATACATTGAAGTAGACCCAAAAGCTAGCCAAATCATGGAGCATTGCTATGGAGGTTATACCACAAACATTAGTATGGAAGACTTTCTGCGGGAAGAAAACTTTTTCGCCCATACATTGTTCGGCGAACCTTTACCGCCAGACCACGGTGGCCCATTGCGGTTGGTCGTTCCCCATCTTTACGCTTGGAAAAGCGCTAAATGGATTAACGGACTAGAATTTTTAGACCGAGAAGAACTGGGTTTTTGGGAACGAAATGGTTACCACCGTCGTGGGGAACCTTGGGCAGAAGAACGTTACAGTGGCAATTTTAGTTTTTAG
- a CDS encoding aldehyde dehydrogenase has translation MIAQLEVRNTILQQRAFFSSGKTKDVAFRIEQLELLKQSILANKDAILEALNKDLHKPTFESYLAELYVVKDIDYAIKNIKSWTKPKKVNTPLEQFPSTSIIYTEPLGVVLIMSAWNYPFSLIISPLIGAIAAGNCAILKPSEIAPHTSRVIADLFQKNFDPAYISVIEGGVEISQELLKEKFDYIFFTGGTTIGKVIMEAAAKHLTPVTLELGGKSPCIVDADVDLPKAARRITWGKFLNAGQTCVAPDYLLVERNIKKDLLAEIKKCLVEFYGDDPSQSADYARIINQKHFHRLTSLLNYGEIIVGGKTDPKTNYIAPTLIDNISVDAPLVQEEIFGPILPIIEYDNLTEAIAFVNERPKPLALYFFSKNRNHQERILQETSSGGACINETMMHLGVPELPFGGVGSSGMGSYHGKASFDTFSHQKSVLKNTFFMDMKLRYPPYAGKLNLIKRMLG, from the coding sequence ATGATAGCTCAATTGGAAGTAAGAAATACTATACTTCAACAGCGTGCATTCTTTAGTAGTGGTAAGACAAAGGATGTGGCTTTTCGCATCGAACAACTCGAACTTTTAAAACAATCTATTTTAGCTAATAAAGATGCTATCTTAGAGGCTTTAAATAAAGACCTTCACAAGCCAACCTTTGAAAGTTATTTAGCAGAATTATACGTAGTCAAAGATATTGATTATGCGATTAAAAATATTAAATCTTGGACAAAACCCAAAAAGGTAAACACGCCTTTAGAGCAATTCCCCTCTACCTCGATAATTTACACCGAGCCGCTGGGAGTTGTTTTAATAATGAGTGCTTGGAATTATCCATTCAGCTTAATTATATCGCCTTTAATCGGCGCGATCGCCGCCGGAAACTGCGCCATTTTAAAACCTTCCGAAATTGCACCCCATACCTCTAGGGTAATTGCCGATCTTTTCCAAAAAAACTTCGATCCGGCTTATATTTCTGTCATAGAAGGAGGTGTCGAAATCAGCCAAGAATTATTAAAAGAAAAGTTTGATTATATCTTTTTCACTGGTGGCACTACCATTGGCAAAGTCATCATGGAAGCAGCTGCCAAGCATTTAACCCCAGTCACTTTAGAACTCGGTGGCAAAAGTCCCTGTATTGTTGATGCAGATGTAGATTTGCCAAAAGCTGCCCGCCGAATTACTTGGGGTAAATTCCTCAATGCCGGTCAAACTTGCGTAGCGCCTGACTATCTTTTAGTCGAGCGCAATATCAAAAAAGATTTGTTAGCAGAGATAAAAAAATGTCTGGTAGAGTTTTATGGCGATGACCCATCCCAAAGTGCTGACTATGCCAGAATAATCAATCAGAAACACTTTCATAGATTAACATCGCTCCTCAATTACGGAGAAATTATCGTAGGTGGCAAAACCGATCCGAAAACTAATTACATTGCCCCCACATTAATAGATAATATTTCTGTTGACGCGCCGCTCGTGCAAGAGGAAATATTCGGCCCGATTTTACCAATAATCGAATACGATAATTTAACGGAAGCGATCGCTTTTGTTAACGAAAGACCAAAACCTTTAGCTCTCTATTTCTTTTCCAAAAACCGAAATCATCAAGAAAGAATTTTGCAAGAAACTTCCTCTGGTGGTGCTTGTATTAACGAAACAATGATGCACTTGGGCGTACCGGAATTACCATTTGGCGGAGTAGGTAGTAGTGGAATGGGCAGCTATCACGGTAAAGCGAGTTTCGATACTTTTTCCCATCAGAAAAGCGTGTTGAAAAATACATTCTTTATGGATATGAAACTTCGCTATCCTCCTTATGCAGGAAAGCTAAATTTGATTAAGCGAATGCTCGGTTAG
- a CDS encoding hybrid sensor histidine kinase/response regulator: protein MVKSAVSMQNSSLSPFKKADRILVVDDSSDNVFLIQAILEEEGYKISTASDGPTALAKVEESAPDLVLLDVMMPGMDGFEVTKRLRENTSLPFIPILLITAYDHLSVAKGLDIGADDFIRKPVEVDELLARVRSLLRLKHSIDERDQIARQREDFVSRLTHDLRTPLIAADRMLDLMQQGALGELSSTMKEALSTMSRSNKNLLAMANTLLEVYRYEAGRKNLNFTAVDIQELLEEVIKELSPLATDKKLSLNLITGTPKNNTIVQGDRLELHRVFTNLIGNAIKFTDNGSINVHITNTTLNNSPSLAIEVEDTGPGISSEELANLFERFRQGKHKHSGSGLGLHLSRRIVETHHGNVSVKSELGKGSKFIVSLPVRANS, encoded by the coding sequence ATGGTTAAAAGTGCCGTTTCTATGCAAAATTCTTCCTTATCGCCGTTTAAAAAAGCCGATCGCATATTGGTTGTCGATGATTCTTCCGACAACGTATTTCTGATCCAAGCCATTTTAGAAGAAGAAGGCTATAAAATTAGTACGGCATCAGATGGCCCCACCGCTCTCGCAAAAGTTGAAGAATCAGCCCCGGATTTAGTCTTATTAGATGTGATGATGCCGGGAATGGACGGCTTTGAAGTCACCAAACGGCTGCGAGAAAATACTTCGTTGCCTTTTATTCCCATTTTGTTAATCACCGCTTACGATCACCTGAGCGTTGCTAAAGGTTTAGACATCGGTGCTGATGATTTTATCCGCAAGCCGGTAGAAGTAGATGAATTGTTGGCAAGGGTGCGAAGCTTGTTGCGATTGAAACACAGTATCGACGAACGAGATCAGATCGCGCGGCAGCGAGAAGATTTCGTATCGCGCCTTACCCACGACTTGCGAACTCCTTTGATCGCAGCCGATCGGATGTTAGATTTAATGCAGCAAGGAGCGTTGGGAGAACTCTCTTCCACCATGAAGGAAGCTCTCTCTACCATGTCTCGCAGCAACAAAAACTTGTTAGCAATGGCTAATACTTTGCTAGAAGTTTATCGCTATGAAGCTGGGCGCAAAAATCTCAATTTCACTGCTGTTGACATTCAAGAATTGTTAGAAGAAGTCATTAAAGAATTGTCTCCCTTAGCTACTGACAAAAAGTTATCTTTAAATTTAATAACGGGAACCCCTAAAAATAATACGATCGTGCAAGGAGATCGGTTAGAACTTCATCGAGTTTTCACCAACTTAATTGGTAATGCGATCAAGTTTACAGACAACGGTTCGATAAACGTGCATATAACTAATACGACCTTGAATAATTCCCCTTCGCTCGCTATTGAAGTAGAAGACACCGGGCCGGGAATTTCTTCTGAAGAACTAGCTAACTTATTTGAAAGATTTCGCCAAGGTAAACACAAACATTCCGGTAGCGGTTTAGGTCTGCACTTATCTCGTCGCATCGTAGAAACTCATCATGGTAACGTTTCAGTGAAATCCGAACTGGGTAAAGGCAGTAAATTCATCGTTTCTTTACCAGTTAGAGCTAACTCTTGA